GATCGACAGGTCGGCGTGGTCGTCGTAGAAGATCTCGGTCACTTACATAAACCTTTCAGGCGGTACGGTCCAGTGCCCTGAGGGACCGGTCGGTAATGGAACGGGCTCCGCGGCCGATGGCCACCATGCCCGACTGGACGAGCTCCTTGATGCCGAAGGGCTCCAGCACCTTGATGAAGGCCTCGAGCTTGTCCGGCGTGCCGGTGACCTCGATGGTCACGGCGTCGGAGGCCACGTCGACGCAGCGGGCCCTGAAGAGCTGGACCAGTTCGAGGACGTGCGAGCGGCTGTCGGCGTCGGCCTTCACCTTGATCAGCATCAGCTCGCGCTGCACCGACTGGGAGGTGTCGAGCTCAACGATCTTCAGGACGTTCACCAGCTTGTTGAGCTGCTTGGTGACCTGCTCGAGCGGGAGTTCCTCGACGGCGACGACGATGGTCATGCGGGAGATGTCGGAGTGCTCGGTCGGCCCGACCGCCAGCGAGTCGATGTTGAACCCG
This window of the Nonomuraea africana genome carries:
- the ilvN gene encoding acetolactate synthase small subunit gives rise to the protein MSRHTLSVLVENKPGVLARVSSLFSRRGFNIDSLAVGPTEHSDISRMTIVVAVEELPLEQVTKQLNKLVNVLKIVELDTSQSVQRELMLIKVKADADSRSHVLELVQLFRARCVDVASDAVTIEVTGTPDKLEAFIKVLEPFGIKELVQSGMVAIGRGARSITDRSLRALDRTA